In Sphingopyxis sp. FD7, a single window of DNA contains:
- a CDS encoding endonuclease domain-containing protein, whose amino-acid sequence MRTYRHQPSGTVTRARTLRKDATDAEKRMWRALREAFPAAKWRRQVPIGPYFADFYSFAAKLVIEVDGGQHAEAAAYDARRTEFLQAQGLTVLRFWNNDVLANTKGVLEQISLSLREREGAAKRREGEGGNAPSSNRRTPSPSQG is encoded by the coding sequence ATGCGAACCTATCGCCACCAACCCTCCGGCACCGTCACCCGCGCCCGGACCTTGCGCAAGGACGCCACCGACGCCGAAAAGCGGATGTGGCGCGCGCTGCGCGAAGCCTTCCCCGCCGCGAAATGGCGGCGGCAGGTACCGATCGGCCCCTATTTCGCCGATTTCTACAGCTTCGCCGCGAAGCTGGTGATCGAGGTGGATGGGGGCCAACATGCCGAGGCGGCGGCCTACGACGCCCGCCGCACCGAATTTCTGCAGGCGCAGGGCCTGACGGTCCTCCGCTTCTGGAACAACGACGTCCTCGCGAACACGAAAGGCGTCCTCGAACAAATATCCCTCTCCCTCCGGGAGAGGGAAGGAGCCGCGAAGCGGCGGGAGGGTGAGGGCGGCAACGCGCCATCATCCAACCGCCGAACACCCTCACCTTCCCAAGGCTGA
- a CDS encoding ribonucleotide-diphosphate reductase subunit beta, with amino-acid sequence MPLLEARKTYKPFEYPWAYDFWKRQQQIHWMPEEVPLGEDCRDWAQKISEHERNLLTQIFRFFTQADVEVQDCYHDKYGRVFKPTEIKMMLTAFSNMETVHIAAYSHLLDTIGMPESEYGMFLEYDEMRAKHDYLGTFGVDSDEDIARTLAMFGGFTEGLQLFASFAMLMNFPRFNKMKGMGQIVSWSVRDESLHCEGITRLFHAFVKERGCLTKSVKEDIIDCCQKTVRLEDAFIDLAFEQGPVPGMTPKEIKRYIRYIADWRLGQLGFQPIYMIDEHPLPWLAPLLNGVEHANFFETRATEYSKAATRGDWNTVWTSFDNRKKAKTSDDAAPAGDAENDGEDMFAKAGIAAE; translated from the coding sequence ATGCCCCTTCTCGAAGCCCGCAAGACCTACAAGCCCTTCGAATATCCCTGGGCCTATGACTTCTGGAAGCGCCAGCAACAGATCCACTGGATGCCCGAAGAGGTGCCGCTGGGCGAGGATTGCCGCGACTGGGCGCAGAAGATTTCCGAACATGAGCGCAACCTGCTCACCCAGATCTTCCGCTTCTTCACCCAGGCGGACGTCGAGGTGCAGGATTGCTACCACGACAAGTATGGCCGCGTGTTCAAGCCGACCGAGATCAAGATGATGCTGACCGCGTTCAGCAACATGGAGACGGTGCATATCGCGGCCTACAGCCACCTGCTCGACACGATCGGCATGCCCGAGAGCGAATATGGCATGTTCCTCGAATATGACGAGATGCGCGCGAAGCACGACTATCTCGGCACCTTCGGCGTCGACAGCGACGAGGATATCGCGCGCACGCTCGCGATGTTCGGCGGCTTCACCGAGGGGCTGCAGCTCTTCGCCAGCTTCGCGATGCTGATGAACTTCCCGCGCTTCAACAAGATGAAGGGCATGGGCCAGATCGTCAGCTGGTCCGTGCGCGACGAAAGCCTGCACTGCGAGGGGATCACGCGCCTCTTCCACGCCTTCGTCAAGGAACGCGGCTGCCTGACCAAGTCGGTGAAGGAGGACATCATCGACTGCTGCCAGAAAACGGTGCGGCTCGAGGATGCGTTCATCGACCTGGCGTTCGAACAGGGCCCCGTCCCCGGCATGACGCCCAAGGAGATCAAGCGCTACATCCGCTACATCGCCGACTGGCGCCTGGGGCAATTGGGTTTCCAGCCGATCTACATGATCGACGAACACCCGCTGCCGTGGCTTGCCCCGCTCTTGAACGGCGTCGAGCATGCCAATTTCTTCGAAACGCGCGCGACCGAGTACAGCAAGGCCGCGACGCGCGGCGACTGGAACACCGTGTGGACCAGCTTCGACAACCGCAAGAAGGCCAAGACCAGCGACGACGCCGCGCCGGCGGGCGACGCCGAAAACGACGGCGAGGACATGTTCGCGAAAGCGGGGATCGCGGCGGAGTAA
- a CDS encoding GIY-YIG nuclease family protein, with translation MHADFQPCAYITASARHGTLYTGVTSHLIQRICQHRVGSFDGFTKRYGVKMLVWFELAGTMHAAIGREKQIKNWQRKWKIELIEAANPDWRDLAEELGLPPLGA, from the coding sequence ATGCACGCCGACTTCCAACCCTGTGCCTATATCACCGCCAGCGCGCGCCACGGCACGCTCTACACCGGCGTCACCTCGCACCTTATCCAGCGCATCTGCCAGCATCGGGTCGGCAGTTTCGACGGCTTCACCAAACGCTATGGCGTCAAGATGCTCGTCTGGTTCGAACTCGCCGGGACTATGCACGCCGCGATCGGCCGCGAAAAACAGATCAAGAACTGGCAGCGCAAGTGGAAGATCGAGCTGATCGAGGCGGCCAACCCCGACTGGCGCGATTTGGCCGAGGAATTGGGGTTGCCCCCGCTGGGAGCGTGA
- a CDS encoding CPBP family intramembrane glutamic endopeptidase, translating to MTGTAPPAAGTAPRAPIASNDIAVFLVLTAIFTAIAYIPLLAIDPGVSARRHYILLLMWSPGVAALLTCRICGIGLATLGWRWPRGRWMAWGYGLPLLYAAAAYAVLWLGGFALFAPPEALDALATSFGWQGAHPAALIAGTLLIKATAGFIVAASSALGEEIGWRGFLAPRLAGQVGARGGALILGGIWTLWHVPLLIAGGYNNGVEPGFALGCFTVLVFAGSIVAMWLRLGSDSLWPCVAWHASHNLFIQSVFGALVGEKAGVTPYWAGEFGVLAPLALVVVAVPAYRALARIDRG from the coding sequence ATGACCGGCACGGCGCCCCCCGCCGCCGGCACGGCGCCGCGCGCCCCGATCGCGTCGAACGACATCGCGGTCTTTCTGGTGCTGACCGCGATTTTCACGGCGATCGCCTATATCCCGTTGCTGGCGATCGATCCGGGAGTGAGCGCGCGGCGCCATTATATCCTGCTGCTGATGTGGTCGCCGGGGGTCGCGGCGCTGTTGACGTGCCGGATTTGCGGGATCGGGCTGGCGACGCTGGGGTGGCGGTGGCCGCGCGGCCGTTGGATGGCGTGGGGCTATGGCCTGCCCCTCCTCTATGCGGCGGCGGCTTACGCAGTGCTTTGGCTGGGCGGCTTCGCGCTCTTTGCCCCGCCCGAGGCGCTCGATGCGCTGGCGACGTCCTTTGGCTGGCAGGGCGCGCACCCGGCGGCGCTGATTGCGGGCACGCTGCTCATCAAGGCGACCGCCGGCTTTATCGTCGCCGCGTCGAGCGCGCTGGGCGAGGAAATCGGCTGGCGCGGCTTTCTGGCGCCGCGGCTGGCGGGGCAGGTCGGCGCGCGCGGCGGCGCGCTGATCCTTGGCGGCATCTGGACGCTGTGGCACGTCCCGCTGCTGATCGCGGGCGGCTATAATAATGGCGTCGAGCCGGGTTTCGCGCTCGGCTGCTTTACCGTGCTCGTCTTTGCCGGAAGCATCGTCGCGATGTGGCTGCGGCTGGGATCGGACAGCCTGTGGCCCTGCGTCGCGTGGCACGCGAGCCACAATCTGTTCATCCAGAGCGTCTTTGGCGCGCTGGTCGGGGAAAAGGCGGGCGTGACGCCCTATTGGGCGGGCGAGTTCGGCGTGCTGGCGCCGCTGGCGCTCGTCGTCGTCGCGGTTCCCGCCTATCGCGCGCTGGCGCGGATCGACCGCGGGTAG
- a CDS encoding DUF2268 domain-containing putative Zn-dependent protease (predicted Zn-dependent protease with a strongly conserved HExxH motif), which translates to MTMIRMLAALALLAGPQAAAPAAAQAPQVSADDVALFYRVYDAAGGAPDGATLQRDYLGRGSAGLARFAELRRITGEAIAAAIAKNPGFYVEARQCADALPRVLPRVDASARRFAELVPGTSFPPVTVAIGRGRPVAVGEARGAYIGLEALCAWKAPDPDIANRMVRVIVHELVHTRQRGLAERTDEATVLHAALVEGTAEFLTELLTGSIAYGHLQRATKGREGAIEAAFLKDVDRPAVGSAWVFNGSVAAGDTADLGYWVGYRIVKAHYARATDKRQALLDILAIDDAQAFLAGSGWTPGMEMDE; encoded by the coding sequence ATGACCATGATCCGAATGCTCGCCGCGCTGGCCTTGCTCGCCGGGCCCCAGGCCGCGGCGCCCGCGGCGGCGCAGGCGCCCCAGGTCAGCGCCGACGACGTCGCGCTTTTCTATCGCGTTTACGATGCCGCGGGCGGCGCCCCCGACGGCGCCACGCTCCAGCGCGACTATCTGGGCCGCGGCAGCGCAGGCCTTGCCCGCTTCGCCGAGCTGCGCCGGATCACCGGCGAGGCGATCGCGGCGGCGATCGCGAAAAACCCCGGCTTTTACGTCGAAGCGCGGCAGTGCGCCGACGCTCTCCCGCGCGTGTTGCCGCGGGTCGACGCAAGCGCGCGGCGGTTCGCCGAGCTGGTGCCGGGGACAAGCTTTCCGCCGGTTACGGTCGCAATCGGTCGCGGACGCCCCGTCGCGGTGGGCGAAGCGCGCGGCGCCTATATCGGGCTGGAAGCGCTGTGCGCGTGGAAAGCCCCCGATCCCGATATCGCGAATCGCATGGTGCGGGTGATCGTTCACGAACTGGTGCATACAAGACAGCGGGGGCTGGCCGAGCGGACCGACGAGGCGACGGTGCTGCACGCCGCGCTGGTCGAGGGGACGGCGGAGTTCCTGACCGAGCTGCTCACCGGGTCGATCGCCTATGGCCATTTGCAGCGCGCGACAAAGGGGCGCGAGGGCGCGATCGAAGCGGCGTTCCTGAAGGACGTCGACCGGCCTGCGGTCGGATCGGCCTGGGTGTTCAACGGGTCGGTCGCCGCGGGCGACACCGCCGACCTTGGCTATTGGGTCGGATACCGGATCGTCAAAGCCCATTATGCACGGGCGACCGACAAGCGGCAGGCGCTGCTCGACATATTGGCGATCGACGATGCACAGGCGTTCCTTGCGGGCAGCGGGTGGACGCCGGGAATGGAGATGGACGAATGA
- a CDS encoding sulfatase-like hydrolase/transferase, whose translation MVQLAVALLLFGGGYIIANRFQLIHSVAYRFAAGDAPSAATALFFLVFQAAALMAALWLFPRRWAAMLLLLAGVSIAVNLGYAQLVAELLDAGSLAWLFAEVRQAGNAAGEFSGELLWAAAQVAAALALFVAARRLARRAVRWPWGGGLAVATLALLIAPSIVYRHAALWPEGAERSLYGLVADLAAAPPPPPRGAVEIVARASAGTPRHILWVIDESVAEAPFRRLIAPTLADTPHLDFGVAAAMGHCSAPAQVALRSGVNVRRVDAGADLRRTPSIWAYAKAAGYRTVMMDGQTSGAPQNLLLPPERALIDAYRPMPGGIDTDLKMADAINRGLKGDAKTFSYAVLRGVHFQYRDHYPAGAIPPDAPVAQQYATALRWSKARFFGRLLAGVDREQVAIIYTSDHGQNLTPGALPHCSREAMADEFRVPLLAFLPPRIAARYADAPREGHSVSQIFPATLIWMGYDPAAVTARYDRDLTQPTARFVWFGRTVIPTGGETAIDVTAGADFPGS comes from the coding sequence ATGGTGCAGCTGGCGGTCGCGCTGCTGCTGTTCGGCGGCGGTTATATTATCGCCAACCGCTTTCAGTTGATCCACAGTGTCGCCTATCGGTTCGCCGCGGGCGACGCGCCGAGCGCCGCGACGGCGCTGTTTTTCCTCGTCTTTCAGGCGGCGGCGCTGATGGCGGCGCTGTGGCTTTTTCCGCGTCGCTGGGCCGCGATGCTGCTTCTGCTCGCGGGCGTCTCGATCGCCGTGAACCTGGGTTACGCGCAGCTTGTTGCCGAGCTGCTCGATGCGGGCTCGCTTGCCTGGCTGTTCGCCGAAGTCCGGCAGGCGGGAAATGCCGCAGGCGAGTTCAGCGGCGAATTGCTGTGGGCCGCAGCGCAGGTCGCGGCCGCACTGGCGCTGTTCGTCGCGGCGCGGCGGCTCGCGCGGCGCGCGGTGCGCTGGCCATGGGGCGGTGGCCTGGCGGTGGCGACGCTCGCGCTGCTTATCGCGCCGAGCATCGTTTATCGCCATGCCGCGCTGTGGCCCGAGGGTGCCGAGCGCAGCCTCTATGGGCTGGTTGCCGACCTTGCGGCAGCGCCGCCGCCGCCGCCACGCGGCGCGGTCGAGATCGTGGCGCGCGCTTCCGCCGGCACGCCGCGGCACATCCTGTGGGTGATCGACGAGAGCGTTGCCGAAGCGCCCTTTCGGCGACTGATCGCACCGACGCTGGCGGACACGCCGCACCTCGACTTCGGGGTTGCAGCGGCGATGGGGCATTGCAGCGCGCCCGCGCAGGTGGCGCTGCGCTCAGGGGTCAACGTGCGCCGCGTCGATGCGGGCGCCGACCTGCGCCGTACGCCGTCGATCTGGGCCTATGCGAAGGCTGCGGGATATCGGACGGTGATGATGGACGGGCAGACGTCGGGGGCGCCGCAGAATCTGCTGCTACCGCCCGAGCGCGCGCTGATCGACGCCTATCGGCCGATGCCGGGCGGGATCGACACCGACCTGAAAATGGCCGACGCGATCAATCGAGGCCTGAAAGGGGACGCGAAGACATTTAGCTATGCCGTGCTGCGCGGCGTCCATTTCCAGTATCGCGATCATTATCCCGCGGGCGCCATCCCCCCGGACGCCCCCGTCGCGCAGCAATATGCGACCGCGCTCCGCTGGTCGAAGGCGCGCTTTTTCGGGCGGCTGCTCGCCGGGGTCGACCGCGAGCAGGTGGCGATCATCTATACGTCCGACCATGGGCAGAATCTGACGCCCGGCGCGCTGCCACATTGCAGCCGCGAGGCGATGGCCGACGAGTTTCGCGTGCCGCTGCTCGCCTTTCTGCCGCCGCGAATCGCGGCGCGCTATGCCGATGCACCGCGCGAGGGCCATTCGGTCAGCCAGATTTTCCCCGCGACGCTGATCTGGATGGGATATGATCCGGCGGCGGTCACGGCGCGCTATGACCGCGATCTGACGCAGCCGACCGCGCGCTTCGTCTGGTTCGGGCGCACGGTCATCCCGACCGGCGGCGAAACGGCGATCGACGTCACCGCGGGCGCCGATTTTCCCGGCAGCTGA
- a CDS encoding DsbA family oxidoreductase, producing the protein MTEPHVPRLSVDIVSDVMCPWCIIGWLKFRQVMDHFKGRLDFRVQWHPFELNPDMPPDGEDAAAHVMRKYGISAEQSRANTGRLAAIADKLGFAFNRGPDFRMRNSFDAHRLLTWAGAMESSDQQAATGVQTALKLALFRAHFTDNRDVSDHDVLADVAASVGLDRERAAAILASDEFGEMVRTEEHWWAERNITGVPAFILGGQMLVPGAQDAELFIRVIEKKILAPAA; encoded by the coding sequence TTGACGGAGCCGCACGTACCGCGCCTGAGTGTCGACATCGTGTCCGACGTCATGTGTCCCTGGTGCATCATCGGCTGGCTGAAGTTCCGGCAGGTGATGGATCATTTCAAAGGGCGGCTCGATTTCCGCGTTCAGTGGCATCCCTTCGAGCTTAATCCCGACATGCCGCCGGATGGCGAAGACGCCGCGGCGCATGTGATGCGCAAATATGGCATCAGTGCCGAGCAGAGCCGCGCCAACACGGGGCGACTTGCAGCGATCGCGGACAAGCTGGGCTTTGCCTTCAACCGTGGCCCTGATTTCCGGATGCGCAACAGTTTCGATGCGCACCGCCTGTTGACCTGGGCTGGCGCCATGGAATCGTCCGACCAGCAAGCGGCAACGGGAGTGCAGACGGCGCTCAAGCTGGCGTTGTTCCGCGCGCACTTCACCGACAATCGCGATGTCAGCGACCATGACGTGCTCGCCGATGTCGCGGCGTCGGTCGGGCTCGACCGCGAGCGCGCGGCCGCCATATTGGCATCGGACGAGTTCGGGGAAATGGTGCGGACCGAAGAGCATTGGTGGGCGGAGCGGAACATCACCGGGGTGCCCGCCTTCATTCTGGGCGGCCAGATGCTGGTGCCGGGAGCGCAGGATGCCGAGCTGTTCATCCGCGTGATCGAAAAGAAGATCCTGGCGCCCGCCGCCTGA
- a CDS encoding DUF1465 family protein, whose translation MDGERTELNAQGRPVQRAQVENLYVEAMLLADEAHAAFAAQRDLSLRNDGAPKGDALAQVSLACESLKTTTRLMHIIAWLLHRRAMLAGDPGAGPHDSAARIGEPVAADWAICAGFDASLRRIIAASERLFERIALIEAGWNAPAATPVQQLLARLEARL comes from the coding sequence ATGGACGGTGAACGAACAGAGCTGAATGCGCAGGGGCGGCCGGTGCAGCGCGCTCAGGTCGAAAATCTCTATGTCGAGGCGATGCTGCTCGCCGACGAGGCGCACGCGGCCTTTGCGGCGCAGCGCGACCTCAGCCTCCGCAACGACGGCGCGCCAAAGGGCGACGCGTTGGCGCAGGTTTCGCTGGCGTGCGAATCGCTCAAGACAACGACGCGGCTGATGCACATCATCGCCTGGCTGCTCCACCGCCGGGCGATGCTCGCGGGCGATCCGGGCGCGGGCCCGCACGACAGCGCGGCGCGGATCGGCGAACCGGTGGCGGCCGACTGGGCGATCTGCGCCGGATTCGATGCGTCGCTTCGCCGGATCATCGCGGCAAGCGAGCGCTTGTTCGAGCGGATTGCGCTGATCGAGGCGGGCTGGAACGCGCCCGCGGCGACGCCGGTGCAGCAATTGCTCGCGCGGCTCGAAGCGCGGCTTTGA
- a CDS encoding YdcH family protein, whose translation MSPEEISQRLELLRIEHRDLDAAIIALGSAAVADQLQLARLKKRKLKLRDEIAWCEDQLLPDIIA comes from the coding sequence GTGAGCCCCGAAGAGATCAGCCAGCGCCTCGAATTGCTTCGGATCGAGCACCGCGACCTCGACGCGGCGATCATCGCGCTCGGCAGCGCCGCGGTCGCCGACCAGCTTCAACTCGCGCGGCTCAAGAAGCGCAAGCTCAAGCTGCGCGACGAAATCGCCTGGTGCGAGGATCAACTGCTCCCCGACATCATCGCCTGA
- a CDS encoding DUF465 domain-containing protein: MSRSHLSTLKSRHADLDAKIANEERRPAPDTGVLAQLKKQKLKLKEEMLAIG; encoded by the coding sequence ATGAGCAGGTCGCACCTTTCCACCCTGAAGTCCCGCCACGCGGACCTCGATGCGAAAATTGCGAATGAAGAACGTCGCCCCGCCCCGGATACCGGCGTGCTGGCGCAGCTCAAGAAGCAGAAACTGAAACTCAAGGAAGAGATGCTCGCGATCGGCTGA
- a CDS encoding PilZ domain-containing protein, with the protein MDSQRPATVDEEVAALSRSADRDSLFMQAELALAGRPDRITVRVRNLSPGGMLAEAKLAVEQGAAVEVELRNIGPVAGRVIWTGEGKFGIAFDRLVDPQAVRRQLVSRSDLPPHLRHQGAVGAPFYRRR; encoded by the coding sequence ATGGATTCGCAACGACCGGCAACAGTGGACGAGGAGGTCGCGGCGCTGTCGCGCAGCGCCGATCGCGACAGCCTGTTCATGCAGGCCGAACTGGCGCTGGCCGGACGGCCCGACCGGATCACCGTGCGTGTGCGCAACCTGTCGCCGGGCGGAATGCTCGCCGAAGCGAAGCTGGCGGTCGAACAGGGCGCGGCGGTCGAGGTCGAGCTGCGCAACATCGGGCCGGTTGCGGGGCGCGTGATCTGGACCGGCGAGGGCAAGTTCGGAATTGCGTTCGATCGGCTGGTCGATCCTCAGGCGGTGCGCCGTCAGCTGGTATCGCGGTCCGATCTGCCGCCGCATCTGCGGCACCAGGGGGCCGTTGGCGCCCCCTTCTATCGCCGACGCTGA
- the dksA gene encoding RNA polymerase-binding protein DksA: protein MPTKIADVGADALREAKSNLDSDYVPSDDEEFMNERQQEYFRGLLIAWKKSILSEAESTLAHLQDGPLREPDLADRASSETDWAIELRTRDRQRKLIAKIDAAIRRIDEGEYGYCAVTGEPISLARLQARPIATMTLEAQERHERNERISRED from the coding sequence ATGCCGACCAAGATTGCCGATGTTGGCGCTGACGCGCTTCGCGAAGCCAAATCCAATCTCGATTCGGACTATGTCCCGAGCGACGACGAAGAGTTTATGAACGAGCGGCAGCAGGAGTATTTCCGCGGCCTGCTCATCGCCTGGAAGAAATCGATCCTCAGCGAAGCCGAATCGACGCTGGCGCATTTGCAGGACGGCCCGCTGCGCGAACCCGACCTCGCCGACCGCGCGTCGAGCGAGACCGACTGGGCGATCGAGCTTCGCACCCGCGACCGCCAGCGCAAGCTGATCGCCAAGATCGACGCCGCGATCCGCCGGATCGACGAGGGCGAATATGGCTATTGCGCGGTGACCGGCGAGCCGATCTCGCTCGCGCGGCTCCAGGCGCGGCCGATTGCGACGATGACGCTGGAAGCGCAGGAGCGCCATGAGCGTAACGAGCGGATTTCGCGCGAAGACTGA